The alpha proteobacterium U9-1i genome includes a region encoding these proteins:
- a CDS encoding ATPase components of ABC transporters (COG0488): MAPRSSLGPALAHANDLRLTLGGAPLFDGVEFTLHKGERACLVGANGAGKSTLMRMLAGIVEPDGGAISFATGASIALAPQDPDLEGFATLRDYVCAPSVVRVGSAHSAPAYLAEAELHAYGLDPDRSPEALSGGEARRAGLARAFAAQPDILLLDEPTNHLDIAAIEDLEERIAAFSGACLIISHDRRFLERASSASLWLRQRRMFKLNKGYASFEQWADQVETEEARNMARLETHLKAEEHWLQRGVTARRSRNEGRRRKLMAMRAERRERHSLSAAPRADIQAARGGESAKLVIEARGVSKAYGEREVISNFSLRVMRGDRIGIVGPNGAGKTTLLEILLQNREPDVGTVRHGAQLEIAYVDQARAIIDPTLTLWDALTPQGGDQVIVRGFPRHVAAYAKEFLFSSDQLRQPVGALSGGERNRLALAIALARPANLLVLDEPTNDLDMDTLDALEDMLANYDGTVLIVSHDRAFLDDVTTQVIGPLGRGRWVESPGGWEDFERAYGDVRIDKPKAAIGRSAPAAPQAPRKQTKLSFKDEHRAREIDALLPKLDAEIARIEAGLHDPEAFARDPKAFQAATARLDAARAEKERAEGEWLDIELRRETLNSSE; the protein is encoded by the coding sequence ATGGCCCCCAGATCGTCTTTGGGACCAGCGCTCGCGCACGCAAACGATTTGCGCCTGACGCTGGGTGGCGCGCCTCTCTTCGATGGCGTTGAATTCACCCTGCACAAGGGCGAGCGGGCGTGCCTCGTCGGCGCGAATGGCGCGGGCAAGTCCACCTTGATGCGTATGCTCGCGGGCATCGTGGAGCCGGACGGCGGCGCGATCTCGTTTGCGACGGGCGCGAGCATCGCCCTTGCACCGCAAGACCCGGACCTCGAAGGCTTCGCCACCTTGCGCGATTACGTGTGCGCGCCATCGGTCGTTCGCGTGGGCAGCGCACATTCGGCGCCGGCTTATCTGGCCGAAGCCGAACTCCACGCGTACGGCCTCGATCCAGATCGCTCGCCCGAGGCGCTTTCAGGCGGCGAGGCGCGACGCGCCGGCCTCGCGCGCGCATTCGCGGCCCAACCGGACATTCTGCTGCTTGACGAGCCAACCAACCATCTCGACATCGCCGCCATTGAGGATCTTGAGGAACGCATCGCCGCGTTCTCCGGCGCCTGCCTCATCATCAGCCACGATCGGCGGTTTCTGGAAAGAGCCTCCAGCGCGTCGCTCTGGCTGCGCCAACGGCGGATGTTCAAGCTCAACAAGGGATACGCTTCGTTTGAACAGTGGGCTGACCAGGTCGAAACCGAGGAAGCGCGCAACATGGCGCGTCTGGAAACGCATCTGAAGGCCGAAGAGCATTGGTTGCAGCGCGGCGTGACCGCTCGCCGCTCACGCAACGAGGGCCGTCGCCGCAAGCTGATGGCGATGCGCGCCGAGCGCCGCGAACGCCACTCCCTCAGCGCCGCGCCACGCGCCGACATTCAAGCAGCGCGCGGTGGAGAGTCCGCCAAACTGGTGATCGAAGCACGTGGGGTGTCCAAGGCTTACGGCGAACGCGAAGTTATCAGCAATTTTTCGCTCCGCGTCATGCGCGGCGATCGCATCGGCATCGTCGGCCCCAACGGCGCTGGGAAAACAACGTTGCTCGAAATTCTGCTGCAGAACCGCGAGCCTGACGTGGGCACGGTGCGACACGGCGCTCAGCTTGAGATCGCTTATGTCGATCAGGCGCGTGCTATCATCGACCCTACGCTCACCCTTTGGGACGCGCTGACACCTCAAGGCGGCGATCAAGTGATCGTCCGCGGCTTTCCACGCCACGTCGCGGCCTATGCCAAGGAGTTCTTGTTCTCCAGCGACCAGCTTCGCCAACCGGTCGGCGCGCTCTCAGGCGGTGAGCGCAACCGCTTGGCGTTGGCGATCGCGCTCGCGCGGCCCGCAAACCTGCTGGTGCTGGACGAACCTACCAACGATCTCGATATGGACACGCTGGACGCGCTTGAAGACATGCTCGCCAATTACGATGGCACTGTCCTCATCGTCAGCCACGACCGCGCTTTCCTTGATGATGTCACGACGCAGGTGATCGGGCCGCTCGGCAGAGGCCGTTGGGTCGAAAGCCCCGGCGGTTGGGAAGATTTCGAACGCGCCTATGGCGACGTACGCATCGACAAACCAAAGGCGGCGATCGGGCGCTCGGCGCCCGCCGCGCCGCAGGCGCCACGCAAGCAAACCAAGCTCAGCTTCAAAGACGAACATCGCGCTCGGGAGATCGACGCACTTTTGCCGAAGCTCGACGCCGAGATCGCCCGCATCGAGGCTGGTCTGCACGACCCGGAGGCGTTCGCCCGCGACCCGAAGGCGTTTCAAGCGGCGACAGCGCGCCTCGACGCGGCGCGAGCGGAGAAGGAGCGCGCAGAGGGCGAATGGCTGGACATTGAGCTCCGCCGCGAAACGCTCAACAGCAGCGAGTGA
- a CDS encoding multimodular transpeptidase-transglycosylase, protein MPDERPDFRRGIDWAKVRAAAAQQHFAQLLSQRKKITLTTVAGAAAGVALLAVFAVWIWIYWGLPRVPDANALWTLNRQASIMFLDTEGEIIGVRGPYYGRRVTLEDVPDYVPQAFLAIEDRRFYEHEGVDRMAILRALLANVQAGETVQGASTISQQLARNLFLTPAQTINRKLREMVLASRIERRLTKNEILELYLNRVFLGDRAYGVDAAARRFFGKPASELTLAEAAMLAGLPKAPSRSAPTENLERATSRQHVVLDAMVEAGFITPEQRDEARAQTIRVAQQPDSERNMGYAFDLAVEQARNAVGRDTPDLVIQLTIDPDVQRAAAESVRRRLGNRAFGRRPLQASAMALNRDGGIVALIGGTDYNTSKFNRVTQAERQPGSTFKTFVYAAALEAGLSTEDVRFDEPVVIQGWRPRNYDDGYRGPVTLRTAFALSINTVAAEVADEVGPERVAEVARRLGVTNMPERSTYVPPSIALGSIETTLWDMTSAFATFMNNGRRTDPHIVQAVFNSAGEQIYTRPPFEPRRVMDEEIVQQMTSLMGAVVLRGTGTGARLGDRDVAGKTGTSSDWRDAWFVGYTADYTAGVWVGHDDFTSMGRTTGGTLPAQIWADTMRVAHDGVENHPLPGIEQPARSPRELEMATFFSDLASAFGEGAIPDIDFPGGEDEEED, encoded by the coding sequence TTGCCTGATGAACGGCCAGACTTTCGCCGCGGCATCGACTGGGCGAAAGTGCGCGCCGCAGCGGCGCAACAACACTTCGCCCAGCTTCTGAGCCAACGCAAAAAGATCACGCTCACGACCGTCGCGGGCGCTGCGGCTGGTGTCGCGCTCTTGGCCGTGTTCGCGGTCTGGATCTGGATTTATTGGGGTCTGCCGCGCGTGCCGGACGCCAACGCGCTGTGGACGCTCAATCGCCAAGCCTCAATCATGTTCCTCGACACCGAGGGCGAGATCATCGGCGTCCGCGGGCCATATTACGGTCGGCGCGTAACACTTGAGGACGTACCCGACTACGTGCCGCAAGCGTTCCTCGCGATTGAGGACAGGCGTTTCTACGAGCACGAGGGCGTGGACCGCATGGCGATCTTGCGCGCGCTGCTCGCTAACGTGCAGGCTGGAGAGACTGTTCAAGGCGCCTCCACCATTAGCCAGCAACTCGCGCGCAACCTCTTCCTCACGCCCGCGCAAACCATCAACCGCAAGCTTCGCGAAATGGTGTTGGCCTCGCGCATCGAGCGCAGGCTGACGAAAAACGAGATCTTGGAGCTTTATCTCAACCGCGTGTTCCTCGGTGACCGCGCCTACGGTGTGGACGCGGCCGCCCGGCGCTTCTTCGGCAAGCCCGCCTCCGAATTAACTTTGGCCGAAGCGGCGATGCTGGCGGGGCTTCCGAAAGCGCCGTCGCGGTCGGCGCCGACGGAAAACCTGGAGCGCGCGACGTCGCGCCAGCATGTCGTGCTCGACGCAATGGTTGAGGCAGGCTTCATCACGCCCGAGCAGCGCGACGAAGCGCGCGCGCAAACCATCCGTGTCGCCCAGCAGCCAGATTCCGAGCGCAACATGGGCTACGCATTCGACCTCGCCGTCGAGCAAGCCCGCAACGCCGTCGGGCGCGACACGCCCGACCTTGTCATTCAGCTCACCATCGATCCCGATGTTCAGCGCGCGGCCGCGGAATCCGTGCGCCGCCGGCTTGGCAATCGCGCATTCGGCCGTCGTCCACTGCAAGCGTCGGCGATGGCGCTCAACCGCGACGGCGGCATTGTCGCGCTCATCGGCGGCACGGACTACAACACGTCGAAGTTTAACCGCGTCACGCAGGCCGAGCGCCAGCCAGGTTCGACCTTCAAGACATTCGTCTACGCCGCCGCGCTGGAGGCCGGTCTCAGCACCGAAGACGTGCGTTTTGACGAGCCGGTGGTTATTCAAGGCTGGCGACCGCGCAACTACGACGACGGTTATCGCGGTCCGGTGACGTTGCGCACCGCCTTCGCGCTGTCCATCAACACAGTCGCCGCAGAGGTCGCCGACGAAGTAGGGCCAGAGCGCGTCGCTGAAGTCGCGCGCCGTCTTGGCGTTACCAACATGCCGGAGCGCAGCACCTACGTGCCGCCGTCCATCGCGCTCGGCTCGATCGAAACGACGCTTTGGGACATGACGAGCGCATTCGCGACATTCATGAACAACGGCCGGCGCACCGATCCCCACATCGTGCAAGCAGTGTTCAACAGCGCCGGCGAACAGATTTATACGCGGCCGCCATTTGAGCCCCGCCGCGTCATGGACGAAGAAATTGTGCAGCAGATGACGAGCCTCATGGGCGCGGTCGTGCTGCGCGGCACCGGAACCGGCGCACGGCTTGGCGATCGGGACGTGGCTGGCAAAACCGGCACCAGCTCTGATTGGCGCGACGCTTGGTTCGTGGGCTACACGGCGGACTACACAGCAGGCGTTTGGGTGGGCCACGACGACTTCACGTCCATGGGCCGCACGACGGGCGGCACATTACCCGCCCAGATTTGGGCCGACACGATGCGCGTCGCACATGACGGCGTTGAGAACCATCCCTTGCCGGGCATCGAGCAACCGGCGCGAAGCCCGCGTGAGCTCGAGATGGCGACGTTCTTCAGCGATCTCGCCAGCGCTTTCGGTGAAGGCGCGATCCCTGATATCGACTTCCCAGGCGGCGAAGACGAAGAAGAAGATTAG
- a CDS encoding genetransfer agent terminase protein, which translates to MRWRAVLDDFAVWGRLEQLPPSGDWRTWMFLGGRGAGKTRAGAEWVSHRARNGLSRRIALIGPTFHDVREVMVEWGLLALPHERPRFEISRRRLVWSNGAEAGCFSAEDPESLRGPQFDAAWCDELAYWTRPDATLGTLAHALRLGRQPLLMVTTTPKPLPVLKQLARAKDTVVTTASTWANAPNLAPGFVAAMNERWSGSARDRQELLGELVEDFSGALWTRAQLEAARDSRPREFDRIVVAVDPPVSVGENADACGIIAAGRYEHDKEYRAIVLADATVQGLEPMAWARRAAELADALGADCILAEGNNGGELVRTMLSMAAPHIPVRLAHARHNKRQRAEPVSGLYTKGLVAHKQALPNLEDEMCGFGGEGFSRSPDRLDALVWALSDLLLSGGEPRVRAI; encoded by the coding sequence TTGCGATGGAGGGCCGTCCTTGACGATTTCGCGGTTTGGGGTCGGCTTGAACAGCTGCCGCCATCTGGCGATTGGCGGACGTGGATGTTTCTCGGCGGTCGCGGTGCGGGCAAAACCCGCGCCGGCGCCGAGTGGGTAAGCCACCGGGCGCGCAACGGCCTATCGCGGCGCATCGCGCTGATCGGGCCGACGTTTCACGATGTGCGCGAGGTGATGGTGGAATGGGGCCTGCTCGCGCTGCCGCATGAGCGGCCAAGATTTGAGATATCGCGCCGCCGGCTCGTGTGGAGCAATGGCGCGGAGGCGGGCTGTTTTTCGGCGGAGGACCCAGAGAGTTTGCGCGGGCCTCAATTCGACGCAGCTTGGTGCGACGAGCTTGCGTACTGGACGCGACCCGATGCGACGCTTGGCACTTTGGCGCATGCCCTCAGGTTGGGTCGCCAGCCATTGCTGATGGTGACCACTACGCCGAAGCCGTTGCCCGTGTTGAAGCAGCTCGCGCGCGCGAAGGATACGGTGGTGACCACGGCGTCGACCTGGGCCAACGCGCCGAACCTCGCGCCGGGCTTTGTCGCCGCGATGAACGAACGTTGGAGTGGTTCAGCGCGCGATCGTCAGGAATTGCTCGGCGAGCTGGTGGAGGATTTCAGCGGCGCCTTGTGGACGCGCGCGCAACTTGAGGCGGCGCGAGATTCACGGCCTCGCGAGTTCGATCGCATCGTGGTCGCTGTCGACCCGCCGGTTAGCGTTGGTGAGAACGCAGACGCGTGCGGGATCATCGCCGCGGGCCGGTACGAGCACGACAAGGAATACAGAGCGATCGTTCTCGCGGACGCCACGGTTCAAGGTTTGGAGCCGATGGCGTGGGCGCGTCGCGCCGCTGAACTGGCTGATGCGCTTGGAGCGGATTGCATATTGGCCGAAGGAAACAATGGCGGTGAGCTGGTGCGAACGATGCTGAGCATGGCCGCGCCCCACATTCCGGTGCGCCTTGCGCATGCGCGGCACAACAAGCGCCAACGCGCCGAGCCGGTGTCGGGCCTCTACACGAAGGGGTTGGTTGCGCACAAACAAGCGCTGCCGAACTTGGAAGATGAGATGTGCGGTTTCGGCGGCGAAGGCTTCAGCCGCAGCCCAGACCGGCTCGACGCGCTTGTTTGGGCGCTTTCAGATTTGCTCCTGAGCGGCGGCGAGCCGCGGGTGCGTGCGATCTAG
- a CDS encoding genetransfer agent portal protein: MFEWLKSLRRRGVERKLLAWHALGRPVWSPRDPAVFAREGYARNAIAYRCVRLIAEAAASAPLKVGPADHPLAAVLNRPNPEQTGVELMECFFGHLQVSGNTFLEAAGCDGAAPTELYVLRPERMSVIPGADGWPIGWEHRVGAEVRRFTRDPLTNDAPILHLKLFNPTDDHYGQSPMEAAAYSIDIHNAGGAWNKALIDNAARPSGALVFTGAGGADRLSEEQFQRLKQELEDAHVGAANAGRPMLLEGGLDWRPMSLSPADMDFIQARHAAARDIALAFGVPPMLLGIPGDNTYSNYREANLAFWRHTAAPLAMKAAASIQNWLGDRWPDAGPAAITVDLEAVPALALEREALWARISGADFLDVAEKRRLAGVDAPERAQ; this comes from the coding sequence ATGTTTGAGTGGCTCAAGTCTCTGCGCCGGCGCGGCGTGGAGCGAAAACTGTTGGCATGGCATGCGCTTGGGCGCCCGGTGTGGTCGCCGCGCGACCCTGCGGTGTTCGCGCGTGAGGGCTATGCGCGCAACGCAATCGCTTATCGTTGCGTGCGCTTGATCGCCGAAGCCGCAGCCAGCGCGCCCCTAAAGGTGGGGCCGGCCGATCACCCATTGGCCGCGGTGCTTAATCGGCCCAACCCGGAGCAAACCGGAGTCGAGCTGATGGAGTGCTTCTTCGGTCACTTGCAAGTGAGCGGCAACACATTCCTGGAAGCCGCCGGATGCGACGGCGCGGCGCCCACGGAACTCTATGTGCTGCGGCCAGAACGCATGAGCGTGATTCCTGGCGCGGATGGTTGGCCGATTGGCTGGGAGCACCGCGTCGGCGCGGAGGTTAGGCGATTTACGCGTGATCCGCTCACCAATGACGCGCCGATCTTGCATCTGAAACTCTTCAACCCGACCGACGACCATTACGGGCAGTCGCCGATGGAGGCGGCCGCCTATTCGATCGACATCCACAATGCGGGTGGAGCTTGGAACAAGGCGTTGATCGACAACGCGGCGCGACCTTCTGGCGCGTTGGTGTTTACCGGCGCGGGCGGCGCCGATCGCCTGAGCGAGGAGCAATTCCAGCGGCTGAAGCAGGAATTGGAGGACGCCCATGTCGGCGCCGCCAACGCGGGGCGGCCGATGTTGCTTGAAGGCGGCTTGGATTGGCGGCCGATGTCGCTTTCGCCAGCGGACATGGACTTCATTCAAGCGCGTCACGCGGCGGCCCGCGATATTGCGCTCGCGTTTGGCGTGCCACCGATGCTGCTCGGCATTCCGGGGGACAATACGTATTCGAACTATCGCGAGGCGAACCTCGCGTTCTGGCGCCACACCGCGGCGCCACTGGCGATGAAGGCCGCCGCGAGTATTCAAAACTGGCTCGGCGATCGATGGCCGGACGCGGGACCTGCGGCGATCACTGTCGATCTTGAGGCGGTGCCGGCGTTGGCGTTGGAGCGCGAAGCGTTATGGGCGCGCATTTCAGGCGCGGATTTCCTGGATGTGGCTGAGAAGCGGCGGCTCGCGGGGGTCGATGCGCCGGAGCGCGCGCAATGA
- a CDS encoding genetransfer agent associated protein CC2787, which produces MKIDPRVTLALILALFLETAGGLIWAGRAAARLDEVERAVATQPEVAERLARLEEQVSDARRALARIERRLDQ; this is translated from the coding sequence ATGAAGATTGATCCGCGCGTGACGCTGGCGCTGATCCTTGCGTTGTTCCTCGAAACCGCTGGCGGGCTGATCTGGGCGGGACGCGCGGCGGCGCGCCTGGACGAAGTAGAGCGGGCTGTGGCGACGCAGCCCGAAGTGGCCGAACGCCTCGCGCGCTTGGAAGAGCAAGTGTCCGATGCCCGCCGCGCGCTGGCGCGTATTGAGCGGCGGCTCGACCAATGA
- a CDS encoding genetransfer agent prohead protease has product MKLEGYASMFGVADLTGDVVRAGAFRASLARRRTPLPMLLEHHGRLFAGAWTDVREDRRGLLVSGEIRDGQPGAARARQAIARGVDGLSIGFVPIVACYGAGGRVLEEIELLEVSIVALPMQPLARLSLVRSDFRAVA; this is encoded by the coding sequence ATGAAGTTGGAAGGCTACGCATCGATGTTCGGCGTGGCGGATTTAACGGGCGACGTTGTTCGCGCTGGCGCGTTTAGAGCGAGCTTGGCCCGGCGGCGCACGCCTTTGCCGATGCTGTTGGAGCACCACGGGCGCTTGTTTGCTGGCGCCTGGACGGACGTGCGCGAGGATAGGCGCGGCCTATTGGTGTCGGGCGAAATCCGTGACGGTCAGCCCGGCGCCGCCCGCGCGCGCCAAGCGATAGCGCGTGGCGTCGACGGGCTGTCGATTGGCTTTGTGCCCATCGTTGCGTGCTACGGCGCCGGCGGCCGTGTGCTCGAAGAAATTGAACTTCTGGAGGTGTCGATTGTCGCCCTCCCGATGCAGCCGCTCGCGCGGCTGTCGCTTGTGCGGAGCGACTTCCGCGCTGTTGCATAA
- a CDS encoding phage major capsid protein → MRKETKAAPAAADALMRAFESFKEANDQRLTAIERGRGDVVLEDKVDRIDRALGEQKSMLERLALSGRRPGLASDPAPMSEHKSAWNAYVRRGDESALSSFEAKALSAGSNPDGGYVAPPELDRLIDSRLRQVSPMREIATVRTTGATVFKKPISLTAAGTGWVSETGSRTQTDTPTLALMEFPTAELYANLAATQTLLDDSFVNLEEWIAGEVEEAFAGQERAAFVDGDGSNKPKGFLNYDLVAEGSHVWGKIGYVATGAAGAFASTDPVDDIIDLIYTPKPQFRQNARFAMNRKTVSAVRKLKDGDGHYIWEPNDAGGATLLGYPITELEDMPDIAANEPAIAFGDFARGYLIVDRAGVRVLRDPYSAKPYVLFYVTKRVGGGVQNFDAIKALKFGAS, encoded by the coding sequence GTGAGGAAAGAAACCAAGGCGGCGCCCGCCGCCGCGGATGCGCTGATGCGCGCGTTTGAAAGCTTCAAGGAGGCCAACGACCAGCGCCTCACAGCGATCGAACGCGGCCGCGGCGACGTGGTGCTTGAAGACAAGGTCGATCGCATCGACCGCGCGCTCGGTGAACAAAAATCGATGCTCGAGCGACTGGCTTTGTCTGGGCGCCGGCCGGGGCTCGCGTCCGATCCCGCGCCAATGTCGGAACACAAATCGGCGTGGAACGCCTATGTGCGCCGCGGCGACGAGAGTGCGCTTTCTTCCTTTGAAGCGAAGGCGCTCTCAGCCGGCTCGAACCCCGACGGCGGATATGTTGCCCCACCTGAGCTCGATCGGTTGATTGATAGCCGCTTACGCCAGGTTTCGCCGATGCGCGAGATCGCCACCGTGCGCACGACCGGCGCCACGGTGTTCAAGAAGCCGATCAGCCTGACGGCCGCCGGCACAGGCTGGGTGAGCGAAACCGGTTCCCGCACCCAAACCGATACGCCCACGCTCGCACTGATGGAGTTTCCAACCGCGGAACTCTACGCCAACCTCGCCGCGACGCAGACCTTGCTCGACGATAGCTTCGTCAATCTCGAAGAATGGATCGCTGGCGAAGTCGAGGAAGCGTTCGCGGGCCAGGAGCGTGCGGCGTTCGTCGACGGCGATGGTTCAAACAAGCCGAAGGGCTTCTTGAACTACGATCTCGTCGCCGAAGGCAGCCACGTGTGGGGCAAGATTGGCTACGTTGCGACGGGGGCTGCGGGCGCCTTCGCGTCGACCGATCCAGTCGATGACATCATCGATCTTATCTACACGCCGAAGCCACAATTCCGTCAGAATGCGCGGTTCGCCATGAACCGCAAGACGGTGTCGGCTGTGCGCAAGCTGAAAGATGGCGACGGCCATTACATTTGGGAGCCGAACGACGCAGGCGGCGCGACGTTGTTGGGCTATCCGATCACGGAACTTGAAGACATGCCCGACATCGCAGCCAACGAGCCAGCGATTGCATTCGGCGATTTCGCACGCGGTTACTTGATCGTCGATCGCGCAGGTGTGCGGGTGCTGCGCGACCCGTACTCCGCAAAGCCCTACGTGCTCTTTTACGTGACCAAGCGCGTGGGCGGTGGCGTGCAGAACTTCGACGCCATCAAGGCGCTCAAGTTCGGCGCAAGCTGA
- a CDS encoding genetransfer agent (GTA) ORFG06: MSITIVTPPSSEPISLDEAKLFLRVDHDAEDDLIETFIVAAREAVEAGCGRALITRRVRESLDIWQRDAVGGAVLGVGPVTHVEAVRLLADNGSQSVIDAERYRLEGGRDRPRLVFATGVPATLRSVGGIEIEYDAGFAASAAQLPVALRVATMQIVATLYEARLADAALPQTARALLRPFAPVRL; this comes from the coding sequence ATGTCCATCACTATCGTAACGCCGCCGTCCAGCGAGCCCATCTCGCTGGACGAGGCGAAGCTATTTCTGCGCGTCGATCACGATGCGGAAGACGATCTGATCGAAACGTTCATTGTCGCGGCGCGCGAGGCTGTTGAGGCCGGGTGCGGGCGGGCGCTGATTACGCGGCGCGTACGTGAGAGCCTCGATATTTGGCAGCGTGACGCCGTCGGCGGCGCGGTGCTGGGCGTTGGCCCCGTGACGCACGTCGAGGCCGTGCGCTTGCTGGCCGACAACGGTTCGCAAAGCGTCATTGACGCGGAACGATATCGTTTGGAGGGCGGCCGTGACCGGCCGAGGCTCGTGTTCGCCACCGGCGTGCCAGCGACGTTGCGCAGTGTCGGCGGTATCGAGATCGAGTATGACGCCGGCTTTGCCGCGAGCGCCGCCCAATTGCCGGTCGCGTTGCGTGTTGCGACGATGCAGATCGTTGCCACCCTGTATGAAGCGCGCCTCGCCGATGCAGCCCTCCCGCAAACCGCGCGCGCTTTGCTGCGCCCGTTCGCGCCGGTGCGTCTGTGA
- a CDS encoding genetransfer agent (GTA) ORFG08: protein MSADRALVAAVVSAVKADAGVRAILGDPVRIYDLPPPEPVFPYATLSRVESRSTDTSDGEALEHAMTLHVWSRYGGRAEAIDAIAAVRNALHDAPLSVAGRRLVFLFVQFTDVFRSGDTITTHGVLRLRAVTEAG, encoded by the coding sequence GTGAGCGCCGACCGAGCGTTGGTGGCGGCGGTTGTCTCCGCCGTCAAGGCGGACGCCGGGGTCCGCGCGATCCTAGGCGACCCCGTTCGCATTTACGATTTGCCGCCGCCAGAGCCGGTGTTCCCGTACGCGACGCTTAGCCGGGTTGAGAGCCGAAGCACGGACACAAGCGATGGCGAGGCGCTCGAGCACGCAATGACGCTGCACGTGTGGTCGCGTTACGGAGGGCGAGCTGAGGCGATCGACGCGATCGCAGCAGTGCGGAACGCGCTTCACGACGCACCCCTGAGCGTCGCGGGCCGGCGGCTTGTGTTTCTGTTCGTGCAGTTCACCGACGTGTTCCGCTCTGGAGACACGATCACAACACACGGCGTTCTTCGTCTTCGGGCCGTGACCGAAGCCGGTTAG
- a CDS encoding genetransfer agent tail protein: MAGQKGRDVLIKIGDGGAPEVFATVAGIRAKTISLNARTVDGTSGESPNAWRELIAGAGVKSASVSGAGVFKDAASDAALQQCFFTQAARTFQLLIPDFGVLEGPFLIEALDYSGDHDGEAAFAITLASAGTLSFTAS, translated from the coding sequence ATGGCAGGGCAAAAAGGACGCGACGTCCTCATCAAGATTGGCGACGGCGGCGCGCCGGAGGTGTTCGCCACCGTGGCGGGCATCCGCGCCAAGACCATCTCCTTGAATGCGCGAACGGTTGACGGAACTTCCGGCGAAAGCCCGAACGCTTGGCGCGAATTGATTGCGGGCGCGGGCGTAAAGTCGGCCAGCGTCAGCGGCGCCGGTGTATTCAAGGACGCGGCGTCCGACGCGGCACTGCAGCAATGCTTCTTTACGCAGGCCGCGCGCACTTTTCAGTTGCTCATTCCAGATTTCGGTGTGCTGGAGGGTCCGTTTCTTATCGAAGCGTTGGACTACTCAGGCGACCACGACGGCGAAGCTGCGTTCGCGATCACGCTGGCGTCGGCCGGAACTTTGAGTTTCACGGCGTCCTGA
- a CDS encoding genetransfer agent (GTA) ORFG10, which yields MPVVRNAARGETVLDINGAPRRLCVTLGALAELEAAFDVSSLSELGDRLSHLTPSDLIHVLAALTAGGGAPMSAGELASAQIDTRAAANAVAEAFQLAFSEDA from the coding sequence ATGCCCGTGGTGAGAAACGCCGCGCGTGGCGAAACCGTGCTCGACATAAACGGCGCGCCACGCCGGCTGTGTGTGACACTCGGCGCGCTGGCTGAGCTTGAGGCAGCGTTTGACGTGTCGTCTCTGAGCGAACTCGGCGACCGATTGTCTCATCTAACACCGTCGGACCTGATCCACGTGCTTGCGGCGCTTACGGCAGGTGGTGGCGCGCCGATGAGCGCTGGCGAACTCGCGAGCGCCCAAATTGATACCCGCGCGGCAGCCAACGCCGTGGCGGAGGCGTTTCAGCTGGCGTTCTCGGAAGATGCGTAA
- a CDS encoding hypothetical protein (genetransfer agent tail tape measure), which translates to MIDDKGALDPRKLDAELGAASAALHSFARGPARQAADDVGRAFEGAGDRIARALGSAAGRGEASFKRLAKVILEELAKAALSRVFGNGGRAPFFGARAAGGAVNPGGSYLVGERGPELFTPRQGGALGAPGGAVNVHFHLGAGGDANAISRHQGQIAAAIARAVAYGRRNL; encoded by the coding sequence ATGATTGACGACAAAGGCGCGCTTGACCCGCGCAAGCTTGATGCGGAGCTCGGCGCGGCGTCGGCGGCGCTGCATTCATTTGCGCGCGGCCCGGCGCGTCAGGCTGCCGATGACGTGGGACGTGCGTTCGAAGGGGCGGGCGATCGTATCGCACGGGCGCTTGGCTCAGCCGCGGGACGGGGTGAAGCGTCGTTCAAACGCCTAGCCAAAGTCATACTCGAAGAACTGGCGAAGGCCGCGCTCAGCCGAGTGTTTGGCAATGGTGGACGTGCGCCATTCTTCGGCGCCCGCGCCGCCGGTGGCGCGGTGAATCCGGGCGGATCGTACCTCGTGGGCGAGCGCGGACCAGAATTGTTCACGCCGCGCCAGGGTGGTGCGCTTGGTGCGCCTGGTGGCGCTGTGAATGTTCACTTTCATCTGGGCGCTGGCGGCGACGCAAACGCGATCTCGCGGCACCAGGGCCAGATCGCTGCGGCGATTGCGCGGGCGGTCGCGTACGGGAGGCGTAACCTGTGA